A window of Pyrobaculum aerophilum str. IM2 contains these coding sequences:
- a CDS encoding ASCH domain-containing protein, translating into MGRYVELGPYLRFKRKYLEGILDGKKRVTVRYGIVRPRFSLVYIVCCDHIYGEAIITKVYYTRLEKVGQDVIEAEGFGSREELVSELKEIYGEVRDGDTVSVIFFSLVRKYDKPVPLARLGEGV; encoded by the coding sequence GTGGGTAGATACGTCGAGCTCGGGCCTTATCTGAGGTTTAAGAGGAAATACTTAGAGGGCATTCTCGATGGCAAAAAACGTGTTACCGTTAGGTACGGAATAGTGCGTCCCCGTTTCAGCCTAGTTTACATTGTTTGTTGCGATCACATATACGGCGAGGCGATTATTACTAAAGTATATTATACGAGGCTGGAGAAAGTGGGCCAAGACGTAATTGAGGCCGAGGGGTTTGGATCGAGGGAAGAGCTGGTGAGCGAGTTGAAAGAGATTTATGGAGAGGTAAGAGACGGCGACACAGTCTCTGTTATTTTCTTTAGCTTGGTTAGGAAGTATGACAAGCCCGTGCCGTTAGCGCGCCTAGGCGAAGGTGTTTAA
- a CDS encoding helix-turn-helix transcriptional regulator: MLEAVLFFLQVSALALAAYAGRARLKRLLNEAQNGNSPAVEEVGDDLPEVDKSILKLLAERQGVVYQSEITKELGLPKSTVHKALRRLSEGGYVEIQKRGRFNVVILKRPISEASRA; encoded by the coding sequence ATGTTAGAGGCCGTGCTGTTTTTCCTCCAAGTGTCAGCCCTCGCGTTAGCCGCATATGCGGGGAGGGCTAGGTTAAAGAGGCTGCTGAACGAGGCGCAAAACGGGAATTCGCCCGCGGTAGAGGAGGTAGGAGACGACTTGCCCGAGGTGGATAAGTCAATTTTAAAACTCCTCGCAGAGAGACAAGGCGTCGTCTATCAAAGCGAGATAACAAAAGAGCTGGGGCTCCCCAAAAGCACAGTACACAAAGCCCTTAGAAGGCTAAGCGAGGGGGGATACGTCGAGATTCAGAAACGGGGGAGGTTTAATGTCGTAATTCTAAAAAGGCCTATTTCAGAGGCCTCAAGAGCTTAA